Proteins found in one Zea mays cultivar B73 chromosome 1, Zm-B73-REFERENCE-NAM-5.0, whole genome shotgun sequence genomic segment:
- the LOC100384829 gene encoding uncharacterized protein isoform X1, producing MEPAGARKEWRAVPGSSLRSNGAEDAAEHGKLGQSEDRAIYEEGAGGLEDFCAITIDGSGGLSEDILQQRLQSVVRQREQLQQVEMELRAQAIAHPQIIQAQQSFQATSKEHAAAVAKIKQEQLHEREQYILELEMKLNDKDRELNALKIDHQTVWANQDLIREQTKELATVRRERDNSEAERAQHLTQIHELQEHLREKESQFIALEEQHRAAQDNILYKDEQLREAHAWVSQVREMDALQSQSLQVELRERMEQFNQYWISSQQQYAEMQRSLLHTIQQLQQELTEAREQSGAQKDGPQVSREGSAESSLVQSMGNSVASNGSATADGNQQLLKNNGSVDVSVQANSASAVPVPSSLLGIGGPAAHIAAMHAFMIHPQGIPQPLVASPNSGVPQFGSFQSQSTIQPNSQWPNQQEVQNVSQPQDETNYQTSQSDRTVLQQGAINTDELSSKPSQDSQPDHLNAHVKQQQSPASAPTESTHELTVVEANVAEHVSCDEQQKILNEQDSLSNMNNHIGIVEHLEQNTESKVSMDERAASDKQPEPVSRQHKHLNFPPFTTQIHLKKSATENPNVVNQVDIMKSVAGGFSSQLPRAPKEPSLLDERSLLACIVRAVPAGTEGGIRISSTLPNRLGKMLAPLHWHDYKKQYGKLDDFVASHPELFVIEGDFIHLRDGAQQIISATTAAAKIAAATASSASYSSLLPSVAVTPVAQNTRQKRRPAVDSRSSNAIPSGNGFTDQFNIIQGVSDVTISGKVRNIQDNGFIDEVRTGQPSVLTAATANGARHDKCANNTRHGYGGKQQGRTTGTTYLSRR from the exons ATGGAGCCCGCGGGCGCGCGCAAGGAGTGGCGCGCCGTCCCCGGCTCCTCGCTCCGCTCCAATGGCGCCGAG GATGCCGCGGAGCACGGGAAGCTGGGGCAGTCGGAGGACCGAGCTATCTACGAG GAAGGGGCGGGTGGACTGGAGGACTTCTGCGCCATCACCATTGATGGGAGCGGAGGGCTCAGCGAGGACATCCTGCAGCAGCGCCTGCAGAGCGTTGTGCGGCAAAGGGAGCAGCTGCAGCAGGTCGAGATGGAGCTGCGTGCGCAGGCCATTGCACACCCGCAGATCATTCAGGCGCAACAAAGCTTCCAGGCTACTTCCAAGGAACATGCCGCAGCTGTGGCCAAGATCAAG CAGGAGCAACTGCATGAGCGGGAGCAATACATTCTTGAACTAGAAATGAAACTCAATGACAAGGATAGAGAACTAAATGCTCTGAAGATTGATCATCAAACG GTGTGGGCAAATCAAGATCTTATTAGAGAACAGACCAAAGAGCTGGCAACTGTCAG AAGGGAACGCGACAACTCTGAAGCTGAAAGAGCCCAACATCTTACACAAATTCATGAGCTCCAAGAACATCTGCGAGAAAAAGAAAGCCAGTTCATTGCATTAGAGGAACAG CATAGGGCTGCTCAAGACAACATTCTTTACAAAGATGAGCAGTTGAGGGAAGCCCATGCTTGGGTATCTCAAGTTCGAGAAATGGATGCTTTGCAGTCTCAATCCCTACAAGTTGAGTTACGTGAGCGCATGGAGCAATTTAATCAATATTGGATTAGCTCCCAGCAGCAG TATGCTGAAATGCAGCGGAGTCTTCTCCATACAATACAACAACTCCAGCAAGAATTAACTGAGGCAAGGGAACAGTCTGGTGCACAAAAAGATGGTCCACAAGTTTCTCGGGAAGGGTCAGCTGAATCATCACTAGTTCAAAGCATGGGAAACAGCGTGGCTTCAAATGGTAGTGCAACTGCAGATGGGAACCAGCAATTGTTGAAAAATAATGGAAGCGTGGATGTCTCTGTTCAG GCCAATAGTGCCTCAGCTGTACCTGTTCCTTCTTCCCTACTGGGAATCGGTGGTCCGGCTGCGCATATCGCTGCGATGCATGCTTTTATGATTCATCCTCAAGGCATTCCTCAACCCTTAGTAGCATCACCCAACTCTGGTGTTCCTCAATTTGGCAGTTTTCAGTCTCAGTCTACAATTCAACCAAATTCACAATGGCCAAATCAGCAG GAAGTACAAAATGTCTCACAACCACAAGATGAAACAAACTATCAGACATCCCAATCAGACCGGACTGTTTTACAACAAGGCGCTATTAATACTGATGAGTTGTCCTCAAAGCCAAGCCAGGATAGTCAGCCAGACCATCTTAATGCCCATGTGAAACAACAGCAGAGCCCTGCAAGTGCACCTACTGAATCAACTCATGAACTTACT GTTGTTGAAGCGAATGTAGCTGAACATGTATCTTGTGACGAACAACAAAAAATCTTAAACGAACAGGATTCACTGTCAAATATGAACAACCATATTGGAATAGTTGAGCATCTAGAGCAAAATACCGAATCCAAGGTTTCTATG GATGAAAGAGCTGCATCTGATAAGCAACCTGAACCTGTATCTAGGCAGCATAAACATTTGAACTTTCCTCCGTTCACTACCCAGATTCACTTGAAAAAGAGTGCAACAGAGAATCCTAATGTTGTAAATCAGGTTGATATAATGAAATCAGTTGCAGGTGGTTTTAGTTCGCAGTTACCTCGTGCACCAAAGGAACCTTCTCTCCTAGATGAGAGATCTCTATTGGCTTGCATTGTACGTGCAGTTCCTGCTGGGACTGAGGGTGGAATCAGGATAAGTTCAACT CTGCCAAATAGGCTTGGGAAAATGTTGGCTCCCCTTCACTGGCATGACTATAAGAAGCAATACGGGAAGCTCGACGATTTTGTGGCTAGTCATCCAGAG CTGTTTGTGATTGAGGGAGACTTCATTCACCTTCGTGATGGAGCACAGCAGATTATTTCTGCCACTACAGCTGCTGCAAAAATAGCTGCTGCGACAGCATCTTCTGCCTCTTACTCATCCttactgccttctgttgccgttacTCCTGTGGCACAAAATACTCGGCAAAAGAGGAGGCCCGCAGTTGATTCCAGATCATCAAATGCAATTCCCTCTGGAAACGGCTTCACAGATCAATTTAACATCATTCAGGGTGTCAGCGACGTAACAATTTCAGGCAAAGTAAGAAATATCCAAGATAATGGCTTCATAGATGAAGTTCGCACTGGGCAGCCATCCGTGCTCACAGCTGCTACTGCCAACGGAGCAAGACATGACAAATGTGCAAATAATACCAGACATGGTTATGGTGGAAAACAACAGGGGAG GACCACTGGGACGACATACCTTTCCAGAAGATGA
- the LOC100384829 gene encoding uncharacterized protein isoform X4, with the protein MEPAGARKEWRAVPGSSLRSNGAEDAAEHGKLGQSEDRAIYEEGAGGLEDFCAITIDGSGGLSEDILQQRLQSVVRQREQLQQVEMELRAQAIAHPQIIQAQQSFQATSKEHAAAVAKIKQEQLHEREQYILELEMKLNDKDRELNALKIDHQTVWANQDLIREQTKELATVRRERDNSEAERAQHLTQIHELQEHLREKESQFIALEEQHRAAQDNILYKDEQLREAHAWVSQVREMDALQSQSLQVELRERMEQFNQYWISSQQQYAEMQRSLLHTIQQLQQELTEAREQSGAQKDGPQVSREGSAESSLVQSMGNSVASNGSATADGNQQLLKNNGSVDVSVQANSASAVPVPSSLLGIGGPAAHIAAMHAFMIHPQGIPQPLVASPNSGVPQFGSFQSQSTIQPNSQWPNQQVVEANVAEHVSCDEQQKILNEQDSLSNMNNHIGIVEHLEQNTESKVSMDERAASDKQPEPVSRQHKHLNFPPFTTQIHLKKSATENPNVVNQVDIMKSVAGGFSSQLPRAPKEPSLLDERSLLACIVRAVPAGTEGGIRISSTLPNRLGKMLAPLHWHDYKKQYGKLDDFVASHPELFVIEGDFIHLRDGAQQIISATTAAAKIAAATASSASYSSLLPSVAVTPVAQNTRQKRRPAVDSRSSNAIPSGNGFTDQFNIIQGVSDVTISGKVRNIQDNGFIDEVRTGQPSVLTAATANGARHDKCANNTRHGYGGKQQGRTTGTTYLSRR; encoded by the exons ATGGAGCCCGCGGGCGCGCGCAAGGAGTGGCGCGCCGTCCCCGGCTCCTCGCTCCGCTCCAATGGCGCCGAG GATGCCGCGGAGCACGGGAAGCTGGGGCAGTCGGAGGACCGAGCTATCTACGAG GAAGGGGCGGGTGGACTGGAGGACTTCTGCGCCATCACCATTGATGGGAGCGGAGGGCTCAGCGAGGACATCCTGCAGCAGCGCCTGCAGAGCGTTGTGCGGCAAAGGGAGCAGCTGCAGCAGGTCGAGATGGAGCTGCGTGCGCAGGCCATTGCACACCCGCAGATCATTCAGGCGCAACAAAGCTTCCAGGCTACTTCCAAGGAACATGCCGCAGCTGTGGCCAAGATCAAG CAGGAGCAACTGCATGAGCGGGAGCAATACATTCTTGAACTAGAAATGAAACTCAATGACAAGGATAGAGAACTAAATGCTCTGAAGATTGATCATCAAACG GTGTGGGCAAATCAAGATCTTATTAGAGAACAGACCAAAGAGCTGGCAACTGTCAG AAGGGAACGCGACAACTCTGAAGCTGAAAGAGCCCAACATCTTACACAAATTCATGAGCTCCAAGAACATCTGCGAGAAAAAGAAAGCCAGTTCATTGCATTAGAGGAACAG CATAGGGCTGCTCAAGACAACATTCTTTACAAAGATGAGCAGTTGAGGGAAGCCCATGCTTGGGTATCTCAAGTTCGAGAAATGGATGCTTTGCAGTCTCAATCCCTACAAGTTGAGTTACGTGAGCGCATGGAGCAATTTAATCAATATTGGATTAGCTCCCAGCAGCAG TATGCTGAAATGCAGCGGAGTCTTCTCCATACAATACAACAACTCCAGCAAGAATTAACTGAGGCAAGGGAACAGTCTGGTGCACAAAAAGATGGTCCACAAGTTTCTCGGGAAGGGTCAGCTGAATCATCACTAGTTCAAAGCATGGGAAACAGCGTGGCTTCAAATGGTAGTGCAACTGCAGATGGGAACCAGCAATTGTTGAAAAATAATGGAAGCGTGGATGTCTCTGTTCAG GCCAATAGTGCCTCAGCTGTACCTGTTCCTTCTTCCCTACTGGGAATCGGTGGTCCGGCTGCGCATATCGCTGCGATGCATGCTTTTATGATTCATCCTCAAGGCATTCCTCAACCCTTAGTAGCATCACCCAACTCTGGTGTTCCTCAATTTGGCAGTTTTCAGTCTCAGTCTACAATTCAACCAAATTCACAATGGCCAAATCAGCAG GTTGTTGAAGCGAATGTAGCTGAACATGTATCTTGTGACGAACAACAAAAAATCTTAAACGAACAGGATTCACTGTCAAATATGAACAACCATATTGGAATAGTTGAGCATCTAGAGCAAAATACCGAATCCAAGGTTTCTATG GATGAAAGAGCTGCATCTGATAAGCAACCTGAACCTGTATCTAGGCAGCATAAACATTTGAACTTTCCTCCGTTCACTACCCAGATTCACTTGAAAAAGAGTGCAACAGAGAATCCTAATGTTGTAAATCAGGTTGATATAATGAAATCAGTTGCAGGTGGTTTTAGTTCGCAGTTACCTCGTGCACCAAAGGAACCTTCTCTCCTAGATGAGAGATCTCTATTGGCTTGCATTGTACGTGCAGTTCCTGCTGGGACTGAGGGTGGAATCAGGATAAGTTCAACT CTGCCAAATAGGCTTGGGAAAATGTTGGCTCCCCTTCACTGGCATGACTATAAGAAGCAATACGGGAAGCTCGACGATTTTGTGGCTAGTCATCCAGAG CTGTTTGTGATTGAGGGAGACTTCATTCACCTTCGTGATGGAGCACAGCAGATTATTTCTGCCACTACAGCTGCTGCAAAAATAGCTGCTGCGACAGCATCTTCTGCCTCTTACTCATCCttactgccttctgttgccgttacTCCTGTGGCACAAAATACTCGGCAAAAGAGGAGGCCCGCAGTTGATTCCAGATCATCAAATGCAATTCCCTCTGGAAACGGCTTCACAGATCAATTTAACATCATTCAGGGTGTCAGCGACGTAACAATTTCAGGCAAAGTAAGAAATATCCAAGATAATGGCTTCATAGATGAAGTTCGCACTGGGCAGCCATCCGTGCTCACAGCTGCTACTGCCAACGGAGCAAGACATGACAAATGTGCAAATAATACCAGACATGGTTATGGTGGAAAACAACAGGGGAG GACCACTGGGACGACATACCTTTCCAGAAGATGA
- the LOC100384829 gene encoding uncharacterized protein isoform X2 produces the protein MEPAGARKEWRAVPGSSLRSNGAEDAAEHGKLGQSEDRAIYEEGAGGLEDFCAITIDGSGGLSEDILQQRLQSVVRQREQLQQVEMELRAQAIAHPQIIQAQQSFQATSKEHAAAVAKIKEQLHEREQYILELEMKLNDKDRELNALKIDHQTVWANQDLIREQTKELATVRRERDNSEAERAQHLTQIHELQEHLREKESQFIALEEQHRAAQDNILYKDEQLREAHAWVSQVREMDALQSQSLQVELRERMEQFNQYWISSQQQYAEMQRSLLHTIQQLQQELTEAREQSGAQKDGPQVSREGSAESSLVQSMGNSVASNGSATADGNQQLLKNNGSVDVSVQANSASAVPVPSSLLGIGGPAAHIAAMHAFMIHPQGIPQPLVASPNSGVPQFGSFQSQSTIQPNSQWPNQQEVQNVSQPQDETNYQTSQSDRTVLQQGAINTDELSSKPSQDSQPDHLNAHVKQQQSPASAPTESTHELTVVEANVAEHVSCDEQQKILNEQDSLSNMNNHIGIVEHLEQNTESKVSMDERAASDKQPEPVSRQHKHLNFPPFTTQIHLKKSATENPNVVNQVDIMKSVAGGFSSQLPRAPKEPSLLDERSLLACIVRAVPAGTEGGIRISSTLPNRLGKMLAPLHWHDYKKQYGKLDDFVASHPELFVIEGDFIHLRDGAQQIISATTAAAKIAAATASSASYSSLLPSVAVTPVAQNTRQKRRPAVDSRSSNAIPSGNGFTDQFNIIQGVSDVTISGKVRNIQDNGFIDEVRTGQPSVLTAATANGARHDKCANNTRHGYGGKQQGRTTGTTYLSRR, from the exons ATGGAGCCCGCGGGCGCGCGCAAGGAGTGGCGCGCCGTCCCCGGCTCCTCGCTCCGCTCCAATGGCGCCGAG GATGCCGCGGAGCACGGGAAGCTGGGGCAGTCGGAGGACCGAGCTATCTACGAG GAAGGGGCGGGTGGACTGGAGGACTTCTGCGCCATCACCATTGATGGGAGCGGAGGGCTCAGCGAGGACATCCTGCAGCAGCGCCTGCAGAGCGTTGTGCGGCAAAGGGAGCAGCTGCAGCAGGTCGAGATGGAGCTGCGTGCGCAGGCCATTGCACACCCGCAGATCATTCAGGCGCAACAAAGCTTCCAGGCTACTTCCAAGGAACATGCCGCAGCTGTGGCCAAGATCAAG GAGCAACTGCATGAGCGGGAGCAATACATTCTTGAACTAGAAATGAAACTCAATGACAAGGATAGAGAACTAAATGCTCTGAAGATTGATCATCAAACG GTGTGGGCAAATCAAGATCTTATTAGAGAACAGACCAAAGAGCTGGCAACTGTCAG AAGGGAACGCGACAACTCTGAAGCTGAAAGAGCCCAACATCTTACACAAATTCATGAGCTCCAAGAACATCTGCGAGAAAAAGAAAGCCAGTTCATTGCATTAGAGGAACAG CATAGGGCTGCTCAAGACAACATTCTTTACAAAGATGAGCAGTTGAGGGAAGCCCATGCTTGGGTATCTCAAGTTCGAGAAATGGATGCTTTGCAGTCTCAATCCCTACAAGTTGAGTTACGTGAGCGCATGGAGCAATTTAATCAATATTGGATTAGCTCCCAGCAGCAG TATGCTGAAATGCAGCGGAGTCTTCTCCATACAATACAACAACTCCAGCAAGAATTAACTGAGGCAAGGGAACAGTCTGGTGCACAAAAAGATGGTCCACAAGTTTCTCGGGAAGGGTCAGCTGAATCATCACTAGTTCAAAGCATGGGAAACAGCGTGGCTTCAAATGGTAGTGCAACTGCAGATGGGAACCAGCAATTGTTGAAAAATAATGGAAGCGTGGATGTCTCTGTTCAG GCCAATAGTGCCTCAGCTGTACCTGTTCCTTCTTCCCTACTGGGAATCGGTGGTCCGGCTGCGCATATCGCTGCGATGCATGCTTTTATGATTCATCCTCAAGGCATTCCTCAACCCTTAGTAGCATCACCCAACTCTGGTGTTCCTCAATTTGGCAGTTTTCAGTCTCAGTCTACAATTCAACCAAATTCACAATGGCCAAATCAGCAG GAAGTACAAAATGTCTCACAACCACAAGATGAAACAAACTATCAGACATCCCAATCAGACCGGACTGTTTTACAACAAGGCGCTATTAATACTGATGAGTTGTCCTCAAAGCCAAGCCAGGATAGTCAGCCAGACCATCTTAATGCCCATGTGAAACAACAGCAGAGCCCTGCAAGTGCACCTACTGAATCAACTCATGAACTTACT GTTGTTGAAGCGAATGTAGCTGAACATGTATCTTGTGACGAACAACAAAAAATCTTAAACGAACAGGATTCACTGTCAAATATGAACAACCATATTGGAATAGTTGAGCATCTAGAGCAAAATACCGAATCCAAGGTTTCTATG GATGAAAGAGCTGCATCTGATAAGCAACCTGAACCTGTATCTAGGCAGCATAAACATTTGAACTTTCCTCCGTTCACTACCCAGATTCACTTGAAAAAGAGTGCAACAGAGAATCCTAATGTTGTAAATCAGGTTGATATAATGAAATCAGTTGCAGGTGGTTTTAGTTCGCAGTTACCTCGTGCACCAAAGGAACCTTCTCTCCTAGATGAGAGATCTCTATTGGCTTGCATTGTACGTGCAGTTCCTGCTGGGACTGAGGGTGGAATCAGGATAAGTTCAACT CTGCCAAATAGGCTTGGGAAAATGTTGGCTCCCCTTCACTGGCATGACTATAAGAAGCAATACGGGAAGCTCGACGATTTTGTGGCTAGTCATCCAGAG CTGTTTGTGATTGAGGGAGACTTCATTCACCTTCGTGATGGAGCACAGCAGATTATTTCTGCCACTACAGCTGCTGCAAAAATAGCTGCTGCGACAGCATCTTCTGCCTCTTACTCATCCttactgccttctgttgccgttacTCCTGTGGCACAAAATACTCGGCAAAAGAGGAGGCCCGCAGTTGATTCCAGATCATCAAATGCAATTCCCTCTGGAAACGGCTTCACAGATCAATTTAACATCATTCAGGGTGTCAGCGACGTAACAATTTCAGGCAAAGTAAGAAATATCCAAGATAATGGCTTCATAGATGAAGTTCGCACTGGGCAGCCATCCGTGCTCACAGCTGCTACTGCCAACGGAGCAAGACATGACAAATGTGCAAATAATACCAGACATGGTTATGGTGGAAAACAACAGGGGAG GACCACTGGGACGACATACCTTTCCAGAAGATGA
- the LOC100384829 gene encoding uncharacterized protein isoform X6: MEPAGARKEWRAVPGSSLRSNGAEDAAEHGKLGQSEDRAIYEEGAGGLEDFCAITIDGSGGLSEDILQQRLQSVVRQREQLQQVEMELRAQAIAHPQIIQAQQSFQATSKEHAAAVAKIKEQLHEREQYILELEMKLNDKDRELNALKIDHQTVWANQDLIREQTKELATVRRERDNSEAERAQHLTQIHELQEHLREKESQFIALEEQHRAAQDNILYKDEQLREAHAWVSQVREMDALQSQSLQVELRERMEQFNQYWISSQQQYAEMQRSLLHTIQQLQQELTEAREQSGAQKDGPQVSREGSAESSLVQSMGNSVASNGSATADGNQQLLKNNGSVDVSVQANSASAVPVPSSLLGIGGPAAHIAAMHAFMIHPQGIPQPLVASPNSGVPQFGSFQSQSTIQPNSQWPNQQVVEANVAEHVSCDEQQKILNEQDSLSNMNNHIGIVEHLEQNTESKDERAASDKQPEPVSRQHKHLNFPPFTTQIHLKKSATENPNVVNQVDIMKSVAGGFSSQLPRAPKEPSLLDERSLLACIVRAVPAGTEGGIRISSTLPNRLGKMLAPLHWHDYKKQYGKLDDFVASHPELFVIEGDFIHLRDGAQQIISATTAAAKIAAATASSASYSSLLPSVAVTPVAQNTRQKRRPAVDSRSSNAIPSGNGFTDQFNIIQGVSDVTISGKVRNIQDNGFIDEVRTGQPSVLTAATANGARHDKCANNTRHGYGGKQQGRTTGTTYLSRR; the protein is encoded by the exons ATGGAGCCCGCGGGCGCGCGCAAGGAGTGGCGCGCCGTCCCCGGCTCCTCGCTCCGCTCCAATGGCGCCGAG GATGCCGCGGAGCACGGGAAGCTGGGGCAGTCGGAGGACCGAGCTATCTACGAG GAAGGGGCGGGTGGACTGGAGGACTTCTGCGCCATCACCATTGATGGGAGCGGAGGGCTCAGCGAGGACATCCTGCAGCAGCGCCTGCAGAGCGTTGTGCGGCAAAGGGAGCAGCTGCAGCAGGTCGAGATGGAGCTGCGTGCGCAGGCCATTGCACACCCGCAGATCATTCAGGCGCAACAAAGCTTCCAGGCTACTTCCAAGGAACATGCCGCAGCTGTGGCCAAGATCAAG GAGCAACTGCATGAGCGGGAGCAATACATTCTTGAACTAGAAATGAAACTCAATGACAAGGATAGAGAACTAAATGCTCTGAAGATTGATCATCAAACG GTGTGGGCAAATCAAGATCTTATTAGAGAACAGACCAAAGAGCTGGCAACTGTCAG AAGGGAACGCGACAACTCTGAAGCTGAAAGAGCCCAACATCTTACACAAATTCATGAGCTCCAAGAACATCTGCGAGAAAAAGAAAGCCAGTTCATTGCATTAGAGGAACAG CATAGGGCTGCTCAAGACAACATTCTTTACAAAGATGAGCAGTTGAGGGAAGCCCATGCTTGGGTATCTCAAGTTCGAGAAATGGATGCTTTGCAGTCTCAATCCCTACAAGTTGAGTTACGTGAGCGCATGGAGCAATTTAATCAATATTGGATTAGCTCCCAGCAGCAG TATGCTGAAATGCAGCGGAGTCTTCTCCATACAATACAACAACTCCAGCAAGAATTAACTGAGGCAAGGGAACAGTCTGGTGCACAAAAAGATGGTCCACAAGTTTCTCGGGAAGGGTCAGCTGAATCATCACTAGTTCAAAGCATGGGAAACAGCGTGGCTTCAAATGGTAGTGCAACTGCAGATGGGAACCAGCAATTGTTGAAAAATAATGGAAGCGTGGATGTCTCTGTTCAG GCCAATAGTGCCTCAGCTGTACCTGTTCCTTCTTCCCTACTGGGAATCGGTGGTCCGGCTGCGCATATCGCTGCGATGCATGCTTTTATGATTCATCCTCAAGGCATTCCTCAACCCTTAGTAGCATCACCCAACTCTGGTGTTCCTCAATTTGGCAGTTTTCAGTCTCAGTCTACAATTCAACCAAATTCACAATGGCCAAATCAGCAG GTTGTTGAAGCGAATGTAGCTGAACATGTATCTTGTGACGAACAACAAAAAATCTTAAACGAACAGGATTCACTGTCAAATATGAACAACCATATTGGAATAGTTGAGCATCTAGAGCAAAATACCGAATCCAAG GATGAAAGAGCTGCATCTGATAAGCAACCTGAACCTGTATCTAGGCAGCATAAACATTTGAACTTTCCTCCGTTCACTACCCAGATTCACTTGAAAAAGAGTGCAACAGAGAATCCTAATGTTGTAAATCAGGTTGATATAATGAAATCAGTTGCAGGTGGTTTTAGTTCGCAGTTACCTCGTGCACCAAAGGAACCTTCTCTCCTAGATGAGAGATCTCTATTGGCTTGCATTGTACGTGCAGTTCCTGCTGGGACTGAGGGTGGAATCAGGATAAGTTCAACT CTGCCAAATAGGCTTGGGAAAATGTTGGCTCCCCTTCACTGGCATGACTATAAGAAGCAATACGGGAAGCTCGACGATTTTGTGGCTAGTCATCCAGAG CTGTTTGTGATTGAGGGAGACTTCATTCACCTTCGTGATGGAGCACAGCAGATTATTTCTGCCACTACAGCTGCTGCAAAAATAGCTGCTGCGACAGCATCTTCTGCCTCTTACTCATCCttactgccttctgttgccgttacTCCTGTGGCACAAAATACTCGGCAAAAGAGGAGGCCCGCAGTTGATTCCAGATCATCAAATGCAATTCCCTCTGGAAACGGCTTCACAGATCAATTTAACATCATTCAGGGTGTCAGCGACGTAACAATTTCAGGCAAAGTAAGAAATATCCAAGATAATGGCTTCATAGATGAAGTTCGCACTGGGCAGCCATCCGTGCTCACAGCTGCTACTGCCAACGGAGCAAGACATGACAAATGTGCAAATAATACCAGACATGGTTATGGTGGAAAACAACAGGGGAG GACCACTGGGACGACATACCTTTCCAGAAGATGA